A stretch of Anas acuta chromosome 3, bAnaAcu1.1, whole genome shotgun sequence DNA encodes these proteins:
- the ASXL2 gene encoding putative Polycomb group protein ASXL2 isoform X3: MLMEQLYAIPLEVSSRLSQTSSPQSSCPSPSIQTGKVISSSQKHSKKALKQALKQQQQKQQQQQCRAGMPMSSNQHVLLKAVKAASDSAPTKSAWEGKQSDGQSSSPQNSTSSSSPSVKLDNSLPGLGKKPFQRSDRLHARQLKRTKCAEIDVETPDSILVNTNLRALINKHTFSVLPTECQQRLLLLLPEVDRQVGADGLMKLSGSALNNEFFTSAAQGWKERLSEGEFTPEMQLRIRQEIEKEKKVELWKEHFFESYYGQSSGLSPEESKRLTANTSPAETEVENPATEQPKCMPASLAPLKEEITPPAESKAQAAQATPATKKGGEERREDTQPKPAKPAEASVSPDGCAAKPSDHPLSLKEKTQGESTQEKPQSAVSQKPEEEKKHAASKEVPVKETVSTSVLALSKPKSPEAGEVVATTASPVITPQTPEKKSPANEEMEVSVEGHKRKSESREEGVTTPEKKPRIMENCQHHQSFRSQPQSFPAAGTPVPRVPPLKIPVSRISPMPFPASQVSPGARFPTSVTSPGRTGARTLADIKAKAQQVRAQRAAAAAAAAAAAAAASSGGAVPGPGPGGGGGPPGGGGEKSNAAPGGTKETGTGGNALELAGTGSGGSSRRFLPHCPGPRSQMETQATDQPPAHNLSRAQLQQTSTLQPRTPGSNTGTACSSSAPSALEKSDRIKQSPPNVTVTQVPGSPYAGSSDKQEKAPSAPAGPSQASGASAVRDGTGGVTASTVGTNTNVTKVAPAALGGTSPDVSKGTNPSPLMSSSSLLTPTGSEAPAGGAVTSAPSAPSSNALSAAPSLKTHLSSSGALPKTSSSIPANNPLVTQLLQGKNVPLEQILPKPLTKAEMKTVPLASNEEKGAAAPSATSVAGNGTGAEGGERQSGLPTQQLGKIFCQSRPLPHIPRTFPVPSGKDPGVEQHPCPEPLSKTTQEQILQTLIKRVQRQNLFPVLQPSQLNLSHSGFQLENSSTSQRFVLGFMGRRTSKPAMSGHYLLNISTYGRGSESLRRGFSLNPENRLCLNSPAEAPKTEFGECEEMAGQGSSSSEEGDADDESTGDERERVSVKEEPQALQVSGQCEKEQGSHHTNPSDYGIPAKKGVKTESAASQQAAGSRENVPGFDGTTLARDFIQAAQEQMAHAMRGKMHGSPELFSPSVPSSDSAQQQPPQLPPPNPPKLGGDAAAQLLGPSYSGTINVSTSPDVNQGSLMTGLSECNQLSSSMGNVMSFSVTVTTIPTSQAMNSGTHGQTIPVQAFAEDHGMEDSPSKCYCRLKAMIMCKGCGAFCHDDCIGPSKLCVSCLVVR; this comes from the exons GCcttgaaacagcagcagcagaagcaacagcagcagcaatgcagaGCAGGCATGCCCATGTCGTCTAACCAGCATGTCCTCCTGAAGGCTGTCAAGGCAGCCAGTGACTCCGCACCTACAAAATCCG CTTGGGAAGGAAAGCAGTCAGATGGACAGTCAAGCAGCCCGCAGAACTCCACCTCCAGTTCCTCTCCCTCTGTTAAGCTCGATAACTCCttgccagggctggggaagaagCCATTCCAGAGATCTGACAGGCTCCATGCAA GGCAGCTGAAGAGAACAAAGTGTGCTGAAATTGATGTGGAAACTCCTGACTCCATCCTCGTGAACACAAACCTGCGGGCACTGATCAACAAGCATACGTTCTCTGTTCTGCCTACGGAATGCCAGCAgcgcctgctgctgctgctgccagaggtgGACAGGCAG GTTGGGGCAGATGGTTTGATGAAGCTGAGTGGCTCTGCATTGAACAACGAGTTCTTCACGTCAGCTGCCCAAGGCTGGAAGGAGAGGTTGTCAGAAG GTGAGTTTACCCCAGAAATGCAGCTAAGAATACGCCAAgagatagaaaaagaaaagaaggttgAGCTGTGGAAGGAGCATTTTTTTGAGAGCTACTATGGCCAGAG TTCTGGACTAAGTCCTGAAGAGTCCAAGAGACTGACAGCAAACACCAGCCCTGCCGAGACAGAGGTTGAAAATCCAGCAACTGAACAGCCAAAATGCATGCCAGCCTCTCTGGCACCACTCAAAGAGGAGATTACTCCTCCAGCAGAGTCTAAAGCACAAGCAGCCCAGGCAACGCCCGcaacaaaaaaaggaggagaggaaagaagagaggacaCGCAGCCAAAACCAGCCAAACCTGCAGaggcctcagtttccccagatGGCTGTGCAGCAAAGCCTAGCGACCACCCTCtctctttaaaagagaaaacacaaggaGAATCCACTCAAGAGAAACCACAATCTGCTGTCAGTCAAAAgccagaggaagagaagaagcatGCTGCATCGAAGGAAGTGCCAGTGAAAGAGACTGTGAGTACCTCAGTTTTGGCCCTGAGCAAACCAAAGAGCCCTGAAGCAGGTGAAGTAGTAGCAACCACGGCGAGCCCGGTGATTACTCCACAAACACCAGAAAAGAAGTCCCCTGCAAATGAGGAGATGGAGGTCAGCGTTGAAGGCCATAAGAGGAAGTCGGAGAGCCGTGAGGAAGGTGTAACCACTCCTGAGAAGAAGCCCCGCATCATGGAGAACTGCCAGCACCACCAGTCGTTTCGGAGCCAGCCACAGTCCTTTCCTGCAGCTGGGACCCCGGTGCCACGGGTACCCCCACTCAAG aTTCCCGTTTCCAGAATCTCCCCAATGCCATTTCCTGCGAGCCAGGTCTCTCCCGGGGCACGTTTCCCAACCTCGGTCACCAGTCCGGGAAGAACAGGGGCCAGAACTCTGGCAGACATCAAGGCCAAAGCCCAGCAAGTCAGGGCCCAGAGGGCAGCGGCCGccgccgcagccgccgccgccgccgcggccgcATCTTCGGGGGGAGCAGTGCCAGGGCCCGGGCCCGGCGGTGGCGGGGGCCCTCCGGGTGGTGGAGGAGAGAAGAGTAACGCAGCACCAGGCGGAACCAAGGAAACTGGAACTGGAGGAAACGCACTGGAACTGGCAGGAACTGGAAGCGGGGGAAGTTCGAGAAGGTTTCTTCCCCATTGTCCAGGGCCCCGTTCCCAAATGGAGACCCAGGCCACGGACCAGCCACCAGCTCACAATCTCTCTAGAGCACAACTACAGCAAACTTCCACATTGCAACCCAGAACTCCAGGCAGCAATACGGGCACCGCCTGCTCCTCATCAGCGCCATCAGCACTAGAGAAAAGCGACAGGATAAAGCAGAGCCCCCCAAACGTGACTGTAACCCAGGTGCCAGGCTCCCCGTACGCTGGCAGCAGTGACAAACAAGAGAAAGCaccttctgctccagcaggtccGAGCCAGGCCAGCGGGGCATCGGCTGTCAGGGATGGAACAGGCGGTGTCACCGCATCCACAGTGGGTACCAACACAAATGTCACTAAGGTAGCGCCTGCGGCCTTAGGAGGGACCAGCCCAGATGTCTCCAAAGGCACAAATCCTTCCCCTCTGATGTCTTCGTCTTCACTTCTGACACCCACAGGCTCAGAAGCCCCGGCTGGAGGCGCGGTAACGTCTGCTCCATCTGCCCCTTCCTCCAACGCTTTGTCAGCAGCACCTAGCCTTAAAACTCACCTAAGCTCGAGTGGGGCCCTCCCCAAAACGAGCTCCAGTATCCCTGCTAACAACCCTTTGGTCACCCAACTGCTGCAGGGCAAGAATGTCCCTCTGGAACAAATCCTGCCGAAGCCTCTCaccaaagcagaaatgaaaactgtCCCGTTGGCTTCCAACGAAGAAaaaggggcagcagcacccagtgcCACGAGTGTAGCAGGGAACGGGACTGGAGCCGAGGGTGGTGAAAGACAATCGGGTTTACCCACGCAGCAGCTCGGGAAGATCTTTTGCCAGAGCAGGCCCCTGCCTCACATTCCAAGGACCTTTCCAGTCCCCTCGGGAAAGGACCCCGGCGTTGAGCAGCACCCGTGCCCGGAGCCGCTCAGTAAAACAACCCAAGAGCAGATCCTTCAGACTCTCATCAAGAGGGTCCAGAGGCAGAATTTGTTCCCGGTCCTTCAGCCTTCACAACTGAACCTCTCTCACTCAGGTTTCCAGTTAGAAAACAGCTCCACCAGCCAGAGGTTTGTGCTGGGTTTCATGGGCAGGAGGACCTCCAAGCCTGCTATGTCTGGTCATTATCTGCTCAACATTTCCACCTACGGCCGCGGCTCGGAGAGTTTGAGGAGAGGCTTCTCCTTGAACCCGGAAAACCGCTTGTGTCTGAACAGTCCTGCTGAGGCTCCGAAAACAGAATTTGGGGAATGCGAGGAGATGGCcggccagggcagcagcagcagcgaggaaGGAGATGCAGATGACGAGAGTACCGGTGACGAACGCGAACGTGTCAGTGTGAAAGAGGAGCCCCAGGCTTTGCAGGTGTCCGGCCAGTGTGAAAAAGAGCAGGGGTCACATCACACAAACCCTTCAGATTACGGCATCCCTGCTAAGAAGGGCGTAAAGACGGAATCGGCCGCGTCTCagcaagcagcaggcagcagggaaaaCGTTCCGGGGTTTGACGGAACAACGCTAGCGCGAGATTTTATCCAAGCCGCTCAAGAGCAAATGGCACATGCAATGCGGGGAAAGATGCACGGCAGCCCCGAGCTTTTCAGTCCTTCTGTGCCGTCCTCGgactctgctcagcagcagcctccccagctccctcctccaAACCCTCCGAAGCTGGGCggagatgctgcagcacagctcctggggcCCAGTTACAGCGGCACCATAAACGTCTCCACCTCCCCGGACGTCAACCAAGGGTCTCTGATGACGGGGCTGTCGGAATGCAATCAGCTGTCCAGCAGCATGGGGAACGTCATGTCCTTCTCGGTGACTGTCACCACCATCCCCACCAGCCAAGCGATGAACTCGGGCACCCACGGTCAGACCATCCCGGTCCAAGCCTTCGCTGAAGACCACGGCATGGAGGACTCCCCTTCCAAATGTTACTGCAGGTTGAAAGCCATGATCATGTGCAAGGGCTGCGGCGCCTTCTGCCATGACGATTGCATCGGCCCCTCGAAGCTCTGTGTCTCCTGCCTTGTCGTGCGGTAA
- the ASXL2 gene encoding putative Polycomb group protein ASXL2 isoform X2, producing the protein MRTKDVPDGLKELSDGSEESSDAQSDSQSSENSSSSTSSSSNGCTNKDGKKSRWKRKVSSRLSQTSSPQSSCPSPSIQTGKVISSSQKHSKKALKQALKQQQQKQQQQQCRAGMPMSSNQHVLLKAVKAASDSAPTKSAWEGKQSDGQSSSPQNSTSSSSPSVKLDNSLPGLGKKPFQRSDRLHARQLKRTKCAEIDVETPDSILVNTNLRALINKHTFSVLPTECQQRLLLLLPEVDRQVGADGLMKLSGSALNNEFFTSAAQGWKERLSEGEFTPEMQLRIRQEIEKEKKVELWKEHFFESYYGQSSGLSPEESKRLTANTSPAETEVENPATEQPKCMPASLAPLKEEITPPAESKAQAAQATPATKKGGEERREDTQPKPAKPAEASVSPDGCAAKPSDHPLSLKEKTQGESTQEKPQSAVSQKPEEEKKHAASKEVPVKETVSTSVLALSKPKSPEAGEVVATTASPVITPQTPEKKSPANEEMEVSVEGHKRKSESREEGVTTPEKKPRIMENCQHHQSFRSQPQSFPAAGTPVPRVPPLKIPVSRISPMPFPASQVSPGARFPTSVTSPGRTGARTLADIKAKAQQVRAQRAAAAAAAAAAAAAASSGGAVPGPGPGGGGGPPGGGGEKSNAAPGGTKETGTGGNALELAGTGSGGSSRRFLPHCPGPRSQMETQATDQPPAHNLSRAQLQQTSTLQPRTPGSNTGTACSSSAPSALEKSDRIKQSPPNVTVTQVPGSPYAGSSDKQEKAPSAPAGPSQASGASAVRDGTGGVTASTVGTNTNVTKVAPAALGGTSPDVSKGTNPSPLMSSSSLLTPTGSEAPAGGAVTSAPSAPSSNALSAAPSLKTHLSSSGALPKTSSSIPANNPLVTQLLQGKNVPLEQILPKPLTKAEMKTVPLASNEEKGAAAPSATSVAGNGTGAEGGERQSGLPTQQLGKIFCQSRPLPHIPRTFPVPSGKDPGVEQHPCPEPLSKTTQEQILQTLIKRVQRQNLFPVLQPSQLNLSHSGFQLENSSTSQRFVLGFMGRRTSKPAMSGHYLLNISTYGRGSESLRRGFSLNPENRLCLNSPAEAPKTEFGECEEMAGQGSSSSEEGDADDESTGDERERVSVKEEPQALQVSGQCEKEQGSHHTNPSDYGIPAKKGVKTESAASQQAAGSRENVPGFDGTTLARDFIQAAQEQMAHAMRGKMHGSPELFSPSVPSSDSAQQQPPQLPPPNPPKLGGDAAAQLLGPSYSGTINVSTSPDVNQGSLMTGLSECNQLSSSMGNVMSFSVTVTTIPTSQAMNSGTHGQTIPVQAFAEDHGMEDSPSKCYCRLKAMIMCKGCGAFCHDDCIGPSKLCVSCLVVR; encoded by the exons GCcttgaaacagcagcagcagaagcaacagcagcagcaatgcagaGCAGGCATGCCCATGTCGTCTAACCAGCATGTCCTCCTGAAGGCTGTCAAGGCAGCCAGTGACTCCGCACCTACAAAATCCG CTTGGGAAGGAAAGCAGTCAGATGGACAGTCAAGCAGCCCGCAGAACTCCACCTCCAGTTCCTCTCCCTCTGTTAAGCTCGATAACTCCttgccagggctggggaagaagCCATTCCAGAGATCTGACAGGCTCCATGCAA GGCAGCTGAAGAGAACAAAGTGTGCTGAAATTGATGTGGAAACTCCTGACTCCATCCTCGTGAACACAAACCTGCGGGCACTGATCAACAAGCATACGTTCTCTGTTCTGCCTACGGAATGCCAGCAgcgcctgctgctgctgctgccagaggtgGACAGGCAG GTTGGGGCAGATGGTTTGATGAAGCTGAGTGGCTCTGCATTGAACAACGAGTTCTTCACGTCAGCTGCCCAAGGCTGGAAGGAGAGGTTGTCAGAAG GTGAGTTTACCCCAGAAATGCAGCTAAGAATACGCCAAgagatagaaaaagaaaagaaggttgAGCTGTGGAAGGAGCATTTTTTTGAGAGCTACTATGGCCAGAG TTCTGGACTAAGTCCTGAAGAGTCCAAGAGACTGACAGCAAACACCAGCCCTGCCGAGACAGAGGTTGAAAATCCAGCAACTGAACAGCCAAAATGCATGCCAGCCTCTCTGGCACCACTCAAAGAGGAGATTACTCCTCCAGCAGAGTCTAAAGCACAAGCAGCCCAGGCAACGCCCGcaacaaaaaaaggaggagaggaaagaagagaggacaCGCAGCCAAAACCAGCCAAACCTGCAGaggcctcagtttccccagatGGCTGTGCAGCAAAGCCTAGCGACCACCCTCtctctttaaaagagaaaacacaaggaGAATCCACTCAAGAGAAACCACAATCTGCTGTCAGTCAAAAgccagaggaagagaagaagcatGCTGCATCGAAGGAAGTGCCAGTGAAAGAGACTGTGAGTACCTCAGTTTTGGCCCTGAGCAAACCAAAGAGCCCTGAAGCAGGTGAAGTAGTAGCAACCACGGCGAGCCCGGTGATTACTCCACAAACACCAGAAAAGAAGTCCCCTGCAAATGAGGAGATGGAGGTCAGCGTTGAAGGCCATAAGAGGAAGTCGGAGAGCCGTGAGGAAGGTGTAACCACTCCTGAGAAGAAGCCCCGCATCATGGAGAACTGCCAGCACCACCAGTCGTTTCGGAGCCAGCCACAGTCCTTTCCTGCAGCTGGGACCCCGGTGCCACGGGTACCCCCACTCAAG aTTCCCGTTTCCAGAATCTCCCCAATGCCATTTCCTGCGAGCCAGGTCTCTCCCGGGGCACGTTTCCCAACCTCGGTCACCAGTCCGGGAAGAACAGGGGCCAGAACTCTGGCAGACATCAAGGCCAAAGCCCAGCAAGTCAGGGCCCAGAGGGCAGCGGCCGccgccgcagccgccgccgccgccgcggccgcATCTTCGGGGGGAGCAGTGCCAGGGCCCGGGCCCGGCGGTGGCGGGGGCCCTCCGGGTGGTGGAGGAGAGAAGAGTAACGCAGCACCAGGCGGAACCAAGGAAACTGGAACTGGAGGAAACGCACTGGAACTGGCAGGAACTGGAAGCGGGGGAAGTTCGAGAAGGTTTCTTCCCCATTGTCCAGGGCCCCGTTCCCAAATGGAGACCCAGGCCACGGACCAGCCACCAGCTCACAATCTCTCTAGAGCACAACTACAGCAAACTTCCACATTGCAACCCAGAACTCCAGGCAGCAATACGGGCACCGCCTGCTCCTCATCAGCGCCATCAGCACTAGAGAAAAGCGACAGGATAAAGCAGAGCCCCCCAAACGTGACTGTAACCCAGGTGCCAGGCTCCCCGTACGCTGGCAGCAGTGACAAACAAGAGAAAGCaccttctgctccagcaggtccGAGCCAGGCCAGCGGGGCATCGGCTGTCAGGGATGGAACAGGCGGTGTCACCGCATCCACAGTGGGTACCAACACAAATGTCACTAAGGTAGCGCCTGCGGCCTTAGGAGGGACCAGCCCAGATGTCTCCAAAGGCACAAATCCTTCCCCTCTGATGTCTTCGTCTTCACTTCTGACACCCACAGGCTCAGAAGCCCCGGCTGGAGGCGCGGTAACGTCTGCTCCATCTGCCCCTTCCTCCAACGCTTTGTCAGCAGCACCTAGCCTTAAAACTCACCTAAGCTCGAGTGGGGCCCTCCCCAAAACGAGCTCCAGTATCCCTGCTAACAACCCTTTGGTCACCCAACTGCTGCAGGGCAAGAATGTCCCTCTGGAACAAATCCTGCCGAAGCCTCTCaccaaagcagaaatgaaaactgtCCCGTTGGCTTCCAACGAAGAAaaaggggcagcagcacccagtgcCACGAGTGTAGCAGGGAACGGGACTGGAGCCGAGGGTGGTGAAAGACAATCGGGTTTACCCACGCAGCAGCTCGGGAAGATCTTTTGCCAGAGCAGGCCCCTGCCTCACATTCCAAGGACCTTTCCAGTCCCCTCGGGAAAGGACCCCGGCGTTGAGCAGCACCCGTGCCCGGAGCCGCTCAGTAAAACAACCCAAGAGCAGATCCTTCAGACTCTCATCAAGAGGGTCCAGAGGCAGAATTTGTTCCCGGTCCTTCAGCCTTCACAACTGAACCTCTCTCACTCAGGTTTCCAGTTAGAAAACAGCTCCACCAGCCAGAGGTTTGTGCTGGGTTTCATGGGCAGGAGGACCTCCAAGCCTGCTATGTCTGGTCATTATCTGCTCAACATTTCCACCTACGGCCGCGGCTCGGAGAGTTTGAGGAGAGGCTTCTCCTTGAACCCGGAAAACCGCTTGTGTCTGAACAGTCCTGCTGAGGCTCCGAAAACAGAATTTGGGGAATGCGAGGAGATGGCcggccagggcagcagcagcagcgaggaaGGAGATGCAGATGACGAGAGTACCGGTGACGAACGCGAACGTGTCAGTGTGAAAGAGGAGCCCCAGGCTTTGCAGGTGTCCGGCCAGTGTGAAAAAGAGCAGGGGTCACATCACACAAACCCTTCAGATTACGGCATCCCTGCTAAGAAGGGCGTAAAGACGGAATCGGCCGCGTCTCagcaagcagcaggcagcagggaaaaCGTTCCGGGGTTTGACGGAACAACGCTAGCGCGAGATTTTATCCAAGCCGCTCAAGAGCAAATGGCACATGCAATGCGGGGAAAGATGCACGGCAGCCCCGAGCTTTTCAGTCCTTCTGTGCCGTCCTCGgactctgctcagcagcagcctccccagctccctcctccaAACCCTCCGAAGCTGGGCggagatgctgcagcacagctcctggggcCCAGTTACAGCGGCACCATAAACGTCTCCACCTCCCCGGACGTCAACCAAGGGTCTCTGATGACGGGGCTGTCGGAATGCAATCAGCTGTCCAGCAGCATGGGGAACGTCATGTCCTTCTCGGTGACTGTCACCACCATCCCCACCAGCCAAGCGATGAACTCGGGCACCCACGGTCAGACCATCCCGGTCCAAGCCTTCGCTGAAGACCACGGCATGGAGGACTCCCCTTCCAAATGTTACTGCAGGTTGAAAGCCATGATCATGTGCAAGGGCTGCGGCGCCTTCTGCCATGACGATTGCATCGGCCCCTCGAAGCTCTGTGTCTCCTGCCTTGTCGTGCGGTAA